The following proteins come from a genomic window of Lycium ferocissimum isolate CSIRO_LF1 chromosome 4, AGI_CSIRO_Lferr_CH_V1, whole genome shotgun sequence:
- the LOC132051630 gene encoding uncharacterized protein LOC132051630, whose protein sequence is MLVKRRDSSPQEDRSGGEARSMRFVYFNKKLTLNRKGFNFLTSFAALFLGLVSILQATDLENWKMMSGIIQFIPDQDLQYTSWILKNWPATLEESAEQLKQSTLVLLQSV, encoded by the exons ATGCTGGTAAAAAGAAGGGACTCTTCTCCTCAAGAAGATCGAAGTGGAGGAGAAGCGAGAAGCATGCGCTTcgtttattttaataaaaagttGACTTTAAACAGAAAAGGATTCAACTTTCTTACTAGTTTTGCTGCTCTCTTCCTTGGTCTGGTTTCTATACTTCAAGCTACAG atttggAAAACTGGAAAATGATGTCCGGTATCATTCAATTTATACCAG ATCAAGATTTACAATATACAAGCTGGATTCTAAAGAACTGGCCTGCTACCCTTGAAGAAAGTGCAGAACAATTGAAGCAATCTACTTTGGTTTTGTTACAATCTGTTTAG